A single window of Undibacterium sp. 5I1 DNA harbors:
- the cheA gene encoding chemotaxis protein CheA, translating into MTIDMSQFFQVFFDEAEELLAEKEKLLLAVDISSPDPEDLNAIFRAAHSIKGGASTFGLTDMTEVTHILESLLDKIRKGEMALTSEHVDAFLIAKDILKMQLDGHKHGSPVDQDAVADVRMLLQSLSQDAVPIAAPVASFADRSRDVDHENVIYTSCFRVELPPISADDIKAIVSELGLLGFISKEEVEKGRTVVTLNTNESQDDIIAICSFILNPDDLKITRTDFVSAKASSKNNQSDDDLGYGFFEPIESMFPPLAGGEQSPAATNKEPVSGSNLVGADKKNLVKKEVEKASVSQESSTIRVGIEKVDQLINLIGELVITQAMLEQRTQVLDPIEHERLVSSVAHLTRNTRDLQEAVMSIRMMPMDYVFSRFPRMVRDLASKLGKKVEFVTYGASTELDKGLIERIVDPLTHLVRNSIDHGIEMPASRLKAGKHEAGKLSLSAVHQGGNIVIEVSDDGGGLHREKILAKAKQNGLPVSDAMSDSEVWLLIFAPGFSTAEAVTDVSGRGVGMDVVKRNITAMGGVVDIRSAKGFGTTITISLPLTLAILDGMSIKVGEEVYILPLGFVMESLQPAMQDIKEISGKGRVVKVRGEYLPLIPLYECFDIQPKFTQPSDGIAVIVEVDGKKAALFVDDLVGQQQVVVKNIESNYRKIPGISGATILGDGGVSLILDVAALLRSAR; encoded by the coding sequence ATGACGATTGACATGAGTCAGTTTTTTCAAGTTTTTTTCGACGAGGCAGAAGAGCTGCTTGCGGAGAAAGAAAAACTATTGCTGGCCGTCGATATTTCCTCCCCCGATCCTGAAGATCTGAATGCCATATTTCGTGCAGCACACTCCATCAAAGGTGGCGCCTCTACATTTGGCTTAACTGATATGACTGAAGTGACACATATACTTGAGTCACTTTTAGATAAGATCAGAAAAGGGGAGATGGCCTTAACATCTGAACACGTCGACGCTTTTTTGATTGCAAAAGATATCTTAAAAATGCAATTGGATGGACATAAGCATGGCAGCCCAGTGGATCAGGATGCCGTAGCAGATGTCAGAATGTTGCTGCAATCTTTGTCGCAAGACGCTGTACCCATTGCTGCGCCAGTTGCTAGTTTTGCGGATAGATCGAGAGATGTAGACCACGAGAACGTGATTTACACATCTTGTTTTCGGGTAGAGCTACCTCCGATATCTGCCGATGACATTAAAGCTATCGTATCTGAATTAGGTTTACTCGGATTTATTAGCAAAGAGGAAGTTGAAAAAGGTCGTACGGTCGTTACCTTGAACACCAACGAAAGTCAGGACGATATTATTGCAATATGTTCTTTTATCTTGAACCCTGATGATTTAAAAATTACTAGAACCGATTTTGTTTCAGCTAAAGCTAGTTCAAAAAATAATCAATCTGACGACGATTTAGGTTATGGCTTTTTCGAGCCAATTGAATCAATGTTTCCTCCTCTGGCGGGTGGTGAACAATCGCCGGCAGCTACTAATAAAGAGCCTGTATCCGGTTCTAATCTTGTCGGTGCTGATAAGAAAAATTTAGTTAAGAAAGAAGTTGAAAAAGCATCGGTATCGCAGGAGTCGTCGACGATCAGGGTTGGTATTGAAAAAGTGGATCAGCTGATCAATTTGATCGGTGAGCTAGTGATTACGCAAGCGATGTTGGAGCAACGCACCCAAGTACTGGATCCTATTGAACACGAGCGCTTAGTTAGTAGCGTGGCACACCTGACCAGAAATACGCGTGATCTGCAAGAGGCAGTGATGTCTATACGTATGATGCCTATGGACTATGTTTTTTCCCGTTTCCCGCGAATGGTGCGTGACCTAGCGAGCAAACTTGGTAAAAAAGTTGAGTTCGTCACTTATGGCGCCTCTACCGAGTTAGACAAAGGATTGATCGAAAGAATCGTTGATCCCTTAACTCATCTGGTCAGAAATAGCATTGATCATGGTATTGAGATGCCAGCGTCCAGGCTAAAGGCAGGTAAACACGAGGCCGGTAAGTTATCGTTATCTGCAGTTCACCAAGGCGGTAATATTGTCATCGAAGTTAGTGATGATGGCGGTGGATTGCACCGTGAAAAAATACTCGCTAAAGCCAAGCAAAATGGTTTGCCCGTATCTGATGCTATGTCTGACAGCGAAGTTTGGTTGCTTATTTTTGCGCCAGGATTTTCAACTGCGGAGGCCGTTACCGATGTTTCCGGGCGTGGCGTTGGTATGGACGTGGTTAAACGCAATATTACTGCCATGGGAGGCGTGGTCGATATTCGATCAGCTAAAGGATTTGGTACGACCATCACTATCTCGTTGCCGCTGACACTGGCAATCTTAGATGGCATGTCGATTAAGGTCGGTGAGGAAGTTTATATATTACCTCTTGGCTTTGTGATGGAATCATTGCAGCCTGCGATGCAAGATATCAAAGAAATTAGTGGTAAGGGGCGAGTAGTTAAAGTGCGTGGAGAATACTTACCCTTAATTCCTCTATACGAATGTTTTGATATCCAACCTAAATTTACACAGCCTTCTGATGGTATTGCTGTAATCGTAGAAGTTGATGGGAAAAAAGCAGCGCTATTTGTTGATGATTTAGTAGGGCAGCAGCAGGTAGTCGTTAAAAATATTGAATCCAATTATCGTAAAATCCCAGGAATTTCTGGTGCTACTATTTTGGGTGATGGTGGCGTATCTTTGATTCTTGATGTCGCTGCTTTATTGAGATCAGCTAGGTAG
- a CDS encoding chemotaxis protein CheW, whose product MQSAQTSDNKDAKLDASGSDIATHEFLAFTLGNEEYGIDILKVQEIRGYEAVTRIANAPNFLKGVINLRGIIVPVVDMRIKFNLGEPTYDQFTVVIILNIGGRIVGMVVDSVSDVTTLLPEQVRPAPEMGTTFSSDFLIGLGTLEERMLILVDIDKLMSSPEMGLVDSQV is encoded by the coding sequence ATGCAGTCTGCGCAAACGTCTGACAATAAAGATGCCAAACTCGATGCTTCGGGATCAGATATAGCTACACACGAATTTTTAGCGTTTACTCTCGGCAACGAGGAATACGGAATTGATATTCTGAAGGTTCAGGAAATTCGTGGATACGAAGCCGTAACACGTATTGCTAACGCACCAAATTTTCTTAAAGGTGTTATCAATCTGCGCGGAATTATCGTTCCGGTTGTTGATATGCGGATTAAATTTAATTTGGGTGAGCCAACTTACGATCAGTTCACGGTCGTTATTATTTTAAATATTGGCGGACGTATTGTCGGCATGGTTGTTGATAGTGTCTCCGATGTGACAACTTTGTTGCCAGAGCAAGTACGACCGGCACCAGAGATGGGAACAACATTTAGTTCAGATTTTCTGATTGGTTTGGGTACCTTAGAAGAGCGCATGCTCATTTTGGTCGACATCGATAAATTAATGTCGAGTCCAGAAATGGGGCTTGTTGATTCTCAAGTTTAG
- the motA gene encoding flagellar motor stator protein MotA, with amino-acid sequence MLVIVGYIVVMGSVFGGFVMSGGHIAVLFQPLELLMIGGAAVGASLVGNNGKTLKASLKAIPGVLKGSKYTRALYMELMTMLFDVLTKIRKEGLMSIEGDIEKPEESPLFSKYPLVASDHHLMEFIADYLRLMVSGNMDAFQIENLMDNELETHHHEGAAPAHFIAKLGDGLPAFGIVAAVMGVVHTMESVGIPPAELGILIAHALVGTFLGILLAYGFVGPLAGLMEQQLDESSKTFQCIKVTLLASLNGYAPALAVEFGRKVLYSTERPTFSELEEHIKQSKSK; translated from the coding sequence GTGCTAGTCATCGTTGGCTATATAGTTGTGATGGGGTCAGTGTTCGGTGGATTTGTTATGTCCGGCGGACACATCGCCGTCTTATTTCAGCCACTCGAATTGCTGATGATCGGTGGTGCCGCCGTTGGGGCTTCCTTGGTCGGCAATAACGGTAAAACCCTGAAGGCATCTTTAAAAGCAATTCCTGGTGTATTAAAAGGCTCCAAATACACCAGAGCCTTGTATATGGAATTGATGACCATGCTGTTTGATGTGCTGACAAAAATACGTAAAGAGGGCTTAATGTCAATTGAAGGTGATATTGAAAAGCCGGAAGAGAGTCCTCTTTTTAGCAAGTATCCACTCGTTGCTTCTGACCATCACTTAATGGAATTCATTGCGGATTATTTAAGGTTGATGGTGTCCGGAAATATGGATGCATTTCAGATCGAAAATCTGATGGATAATGAGCTGGAAACGCATCACCATGAAGGTGCGGCACCGGCACATTTTATTGCTAAGTTAGGTGATGGTTTGCCTGCTTTTGGTATTGTTGCTGCGGTGATGGGTGTGGTCCACACAATGGAGTCAGTTGGTATCCCGCCAGCAGAGCTCGGTATTTTGATTGCACATGCTTTGGTAGGAACATTCTTAGGTATTTTGCTCGCTTATGGTTTCGTTGGGCCATTGGCTGGTCTGATGGAGCAACAACTGGACGAGTCCTCTAAAACCTTTCAATGCATTAAAGTAACTTTGCTGGCCAGCTTAAACGGATATGCTCCGGCGCTTGCTGTTGAGTTTGGGCGTAAAGTTTTGTATTCGACGGAGCGACCTACATTTAGTGAGCTAGAAGAACACATTAAGCAATCTAAATCTAAGTAG
- the motB gene encoding flagellar motor protein MotB encodes MANEELRPIIVKRIKKVAGGHHGGAWKIAYADFVTAMMAFFLLMWLLGSTAKGNLNGIAEYFQTPLKVAMAGGDGSGDSSSVIKGGGKDLTLRDGQNKKGDVEAQKKSYNLQAAEAALAKADAERLKVLKGKIETAIESNAILKQYKKQLLLDITTDGLRIQMVDEQNRPMFASAKADLQPYTREILHEIGKALNDVPNRISLSGHTDAAPYGSGEKGYSNWELSADRANASRRELIYGGMDETKVLRVVGLSSSVLFDKEDPLNPINRRISIIVMNKKAEQSASQDGGSIELTNPSEPSAEVPVKVVQ; translated from the coding sequence ATGGCTAATGAGGAACTAAGACCGATTATCGTCAAGCGAATAAAAAAGGTCGCTGGCGGGCATCATGGTGGAGCATGGAAAATTGCCTATGCTGACTTTGTTACCGCGATGATGGCGTTTTTTCTGTTGATGTGGTTGCTCGGTTCAACAGCAAAAGGTAATCTTAATGGGATTGCGGAGTATTTCCAAACTCCGCTCAAGGTCGCCATGGCCGGCGGTGATGGTAGTGGCGACAGCTCGAGTGTCATTAAAGGTGGCGGTAAAGATCTTACTTTGCGTGATGGTCAAAATAAAAAAGGCGATGTTGAGGCGCAAAAAAAGAGTTATAACCTTCAAGCTGCAGAGGCCGCATTAGCAAAAGCAGATGCCGAGCGGCTTAAGGTTTTGAAGGGCAAGATTGAGACGGCAATCGAGTCAAATGCGATATTAAAGCAGTATAAGAAGCAGCTATTATTAGATATTACAACCGACGGTTTACGTATCCAGATGGTTGACGAGCAAAACAGACCGATGTTTGCCTCTGCAAAAGCTGATTTGCAACCCTATACAAGAGAAATTCTGCATGAGATTGGTAAGGCATTAAACGATGTGCCAAACAGAATCAGTTTGTCTGGGCACACCGATGCAGCACCTTATGGCAGTGGCGAGAAGGGATATAGTAATTGGGAGCTGTCTGCTGACAGAGCAAATGCGTCTCGTCGTGAACTGATTTACGGCGGTATGGATGAAACTAAGGTTCTAAGAGTCGTCGGTTTATCATCATCGGTTTTGTTTGATAAAGAAGATCCTCTCAATCCGATTAATCGACGCATAAGTATCATCGTTATGAATAAAAAAGCTGAACAATCTGCTTCACAAGACGGTGGTTCAATTGAACTGACAAATCCTTCTGAGCCCTCAGCTGAAGTTCCTGTAAAAGTGGTGCAATAG
- a CDS encoding class I SAM-dependent methyltransferase — MNLRSKQTNENDISLAGKPLLPPALQSLLIQIFSFLLCLLITFFVGVSFKKNIPPIIIIFAQAIAACCFSYWRKMDWWWWIIHFFFPLAVFVLLAFDIPRYYYLCGFIFLALLFWSTFRTQVPYYPSKSSLLPTLFELLPNRPVHFVDVGSGLGGLVLKLAQVRRDSFFYGVEIAPLPWFISYLRAKFNRAKVEFLFRSYERIDLNQFDVVFAYLSPAAMPSLWEKVRKEMTPGSLLLSYEFIVPNVAPDLCINKNPNDPTLYVWRI; from the coding sequence TTGAACCTAAGGTCAAAGCAAACAAACGAAAATGATATTTCTTTGGCGGGTAAGCCATTGCTCCCGCCTGCCTTGCAGTCGTTATTGATACAGATTTTTTCCTTCCTTCTTTGCCTCCTCATTACTTTTTTTGTAGGCGTCAGCTTCAAAAAAAATATTCCTCCAATTATTATCATTTTTGCGCAAGCAATTGCTGCCTGTTGTTTTTCATATTGGCGAAAAATGGATTGGTGGTGGTGGATTATTCACTTCTTCTTTCCCCTTGCTGTCTTCGTACTCTTGGCCTTTGATATTCCACGTTATTACTATTTATGTGGTTTTATTTTTTTGGCTTTACTTTTTTGGAGTACGTTTCGCACGCAGGTGCCGTATTACCCATCTAAATCCTCTTTGTTGCCGACGTTATTTGAGTTATTGCCAAACAGACCTGTCCATTTTGTTGATGTTGGCAGTGGGCTGGGCGGCTTGGTTCTCAAATTGGCGCAAGTAAGGCGGGACAGTTTTTTTTATGGTGTTGAAATCGCGCCATTGCCGTGGTTTATCAGTTATTTAAGAGCGAAATTTAATCGAGCCAAAGTTGAGTTTTTATTCCGTAGCTACGAGAGAATTGATTTGAACCAATTCGATGTTGTATTTGCTTATCTTTCGCCTGCTGCAATGCCATCGTTATGGGAGAAAGTGCGGAAAGAAATGACGCCAGGGTCATTACTGCTTAGCTATGAATTTATAGTGCCGAATGTTGCTCCCGACTTGTGTATAAATAAAAATCCTAATGATCCAACACTATATGTATGGCGCATATAA
- a CDS encoding chemotaxis protein produces MSKKKVLGSHVKELLSGVSSHGNEHLLEVETDLVQTTILLAEAIEKLGASFLALHAAITSQQEEIDLVISSGAAPTASIDRLKVIQVDIAVHINAAVTSLQFQDLTSQLISRTVQRSAGLREVLSNLGLVGDGIPLDSETDEIALLLKDITQRLEKQSIELKSLLRKAVNQKHLDSGDIELF; encoded by the coding sequence ATGTCAAAAAAGAAAGTATTAGGGTCTCATGTAAAAGAGCTCTTGTCTGGCGTCTCAAGTCATGGGAACGAACATCTGCTGGAAGTAGAGACTGATCTAGTTCAAACTACTATTCTGCTCGCTGAGGCGATCGAAAAACTTGGGGCGAGTTTTTTGGCCTTGCATGCAGCCATAACCAGTCAGCAAGAAGAAATTGATTTGGTTATTTCCTCTGGCGCGGCACCAACTGCCAGTATTGATCGACTTAAAGTGATACAAGTTGACATTGCTGTTCATATTAATGCTGCTGTTACTAGCCTTCAATTCCAGGATCTTACTAGCCAGCTTATTTCCCGAACTGTTCAACGCAGTGCCGGTTTACGAGAGGTTTTGAGCAATCTAGGTTTGGTTGGCGATGGCATTCCGCTTGATAGTGAAACGGATGAAATAGCCTTATTGCTCAAAGATATAACCCAGCGGTTAGAAAAACAAAGCATTGAATTAAAAAGTTTATTGCGTAAAGCTGTAAATCAAAAACATTTAGATAGTGGTGACATTGAGTTATTTTAA
- a CDS encoding methyl-accepting chemotaxis protein produces MNLRHFRIGARLGIGFGFIIGGLIIVLILASLLSSQNRNTMIQGLNTASQKQALVNSMKSSLLEGGIAMRNIGIQSDVSEMQKEDAKVKLQRKRYDDAKDKLSKLGLNDDEKKILAEIARIDQEIDKPFKDAVGQALAFNAEGAIKIISSVIDPLSTKSILEMNKLVDLQESASKQVFEISGANSTKLNFWLFVVLAGALAIAVFFAWIITKSITQPLKEAISVTEQVASGDLSAHVSVSGKDEVSSLLFALKEMTESLANTVGQVRTGTETITVASQEIASGNADLSSRTESQASSLEETASSMEELTSTVRQNADNARQANQLVVSATGVAVKGGAVVNQVVSTMGSIKESSRKIVDIISVIDSIAFQTNILALNAAVEAARAGEQGRGFAVVASEVRNLAQRSASAAKEIKSLIDDSVDKVNQGGKLVDEAGKTMDEIVTSVQHVADIMSEITAASQEQSAGIEQVNLAITQMDEMTQQNAALVEQAAAAAESMEEQAQALAQAVSVFKLTSASNTPPAKSIRVNPVVQKKDLKPKLKQIASRAESSVSTGKSAKKENTDDWEEF; encoded by the coding sequence ATGAATTTACGTCATTTTCGGATCGGTGCAAGACTAGGTATAGGTTTTGGCTTCATCATTGGCGGACTGATTATTGTGTTGATACTGGCTAGCCTGTTATCTTCACAAAACAGAAATACCATGATTCAAGGCTTAAATACAGCGAGCCAAAAGCAGGCCTTGGTTAATTCTATGAAAAGCTCTTTGCTCGAGGGTGGTATTGCGATGCGAAATATTGGCATTCAATCCGATGTCTCAGAGATGCAGAAAGAAGATGCCAAAGTAAAACTGCAACGCAAACGCTACGACGACGCAAAGGATAAACTGTCAAAGCTTGGGTTGAATGATGATGAGAAGAAAATTCTTGCAGAGATTGCGAGAATTGATCAGGAAATAGACAAGCCGTTTAAAGACGCTGTCGGTCAGGCTCTAGCGTTTAATGCTGAAGGCGCGATTAAAATTATCTCCTCGGTTATTGATCCATTAAGTACTAAATCTATCTTGGAAATGAACAAGTTAGTTGATCTGCAGGAGTCTGCATCAAAGCAAGTATTTGAAATCTCAGGCGCCAACAGCACCAAGCTAAACTTTTGGTTGTTCGTTGTATTAGCTGGTGCGCTAGCCATTGCCGTATTTTTTGCATGGATTATTACTAAGAGTATTACGCAGCCTTTAAAAGAAGCTATTTCTGTTACTGAACAGGTTGCATCTGGTGATTTATCTGCCCATGTTAGTGTGAGTGGTAAAGACGAAGTTTCATCTCTTTTATTCGCTTTAAAAGAGATGACAGAAAGTTTGGCTAATACTGTTGGTCAAGTACGAACTGGCACAGAAACGATCACAGTCGCATCCCAAGAGATTGCCTCAGGCAACGCCGATCTCTCCAGCAGAACAGAATCCCAAGCCAGCTCGCTAGAAGAAACTGCCAGCTCCATGGAAGAGCTCACCAGCACCGTCAGGCAAAATGCAGATAACGCCCGGCAAGCCAATCAACTCGTTGTCTCCGCTACTGGTGTTGCCGTCAAAGGTGGTGCTGTTGTCAATCAAGTCGTTAGCACCATGGGCTCGATTAAAGAAAGCTCCCGCAAGATTGTCGACATTATCAGCGTCATCGACAGCATCGCCTTCCAGACCAACATCCTCGCCCTCAATGCCGCAGTAGAAGCTGCCAGAGCCGGAGAGCAAGGACGAGGATTTGCCGTTGTCGCCTCAGAGGTGCGTAATCTCGCCCAACGCAGTGCCAGCGCTGCCAAAGAAATCAAATCTCTGATCGACGACTCGGTCGACAAAGTCAACCAAGGCGGCAAACTGGTAGACGAAGCTGGCAAAACCATGGACGAGATTGTCACCAGCGTCCAGCATGTCGCCGACATCATGAGCGAGATCACCGCCGCCAGCCAAGAGCAAAGTGCAGGGATAGAACAAGTCAATCTAGCGATTACGCAGATGGATGAAATGACGCAGCAAAATGCAGCGTTGGTAGAGCAGGCAGCAGCGGCAGCAGAGAGTATGGAAGAGCAGGCGCAGGCCTTGGCGCAGGCGGTTAGCGTATTTAAACTTACCTCCGCAAGTAACACTCCCCCGGCAAAGTCAATACGAGTGAATCCTGTGGTCCAGAAAAAAGACCTTAAACCAAAATTAAAACAAATCGCCTCTCGGGCAGAGTCTTCCGTATCAACTGGTAAAAGTGCAAAAAAGGAGAATACGGATGACTGGGAAGAGTTTTAA
- a CDS encoding transposase, whose amino-acid sequence MNPTQRLLIMQRWNLLQHDLLPEIKQQCGSLTPKLEKLIHVLDWVRIEEFVSDQWQGIGRKPHDRGALASAFIAKAVLGLNTTAALIERLTMDRSLKRLCGFEMWKEVPNEATFSRAFGEFAQAKLAEKVHEALIKSYLGDSLIGHISRDGTAIAAREKPKKHMKVVSVEKAQKQRRGRPKKGEIRPPKEEKVTKIGWQLTQTLPSIVNALPKECDRGTKCNAQGYKVSWNGYKLHIDTADCGVAISALLTSASVHDSQTAVPLATMTAARVTNLYDLMDAAYCSEELRAHSKSLGHVPLIDHNARGGEKKPFAPHEQQRYKERTQAERTNGRLKDEFGGTTVRVRGSEKVMSHLMFGLLVLTADQLMRLFT is encoded by the coding sequence ATGAATCCTACACAACGCCTGCTGATAATGCAACGCTGGAATTTACTGCAACACGATTTGCTACCGGAGATAAAACAGCAATGCGGGTCACTGACGCCGAAGCTGGAAAAATTGATTCATGTACTAGACTGGGTGCGCATCGAAGAATTTGTGTCGGACCAATGGCAAGGGATAGGACGCAAACCGCATGACCGTGGTGCATTGGCCAGCGCCTTCATCGCCAAAGCTGTGTTGGGGCTCAATACAACAGCGGCCTTAATAGAACGATTGACGATGGATCGCAGTTTAAAACGGCTGTGCGGCTTTGAGATGTGGAAAGAAGTTCCGAATGAAGCCACTTTTTCGCGCGCCTTTGGCGAATTTGCCCAAGCCAAATTAGCGGAGAAAGTGCACGAAGCGCTGATCAAGAGTTATTTAGGCGACAGCCTCATTGGACACATCAGCCGTGACGGCACGGCGATTGCGGCGCGCGAGAAGCCGAAGAAACACATGAAAGTTGTTTCCGTAGAAAAGGCCCAAAAGCAGCGCCGTGGACGGCCAAAGAAAGGCGAGATAAGGCCGCCAAAGGAAGAGAAAGTGACCAAGATAGGCTGGCAGTTGACGCAAACTTTACCGAGCATCGTCAATGCTTTACCCAAAGAGTGTGACCGCGGCACTAAATGCAATGCGCAAGGTTATAAAGTGAGTTGGAACGGCTACAAGCTGCATATCGACACCGCTGACTGCGGCGTTGCCATCAGTGCGCTATTGACCAGCGCCTCGGTGCACGATAGTCAAACGGCGGTGCCGTTAGCAACGATGACGGCCGCACGAGTAACGAATTTGTACGATTTGATGGATGCAGCGTATTGCAGTGAAGAGTTAAGGGCACACAGCAAAAGTCTTGGCCACGTGCCATTAATTGATCACAACGCACGCGGCGGGGAGAAGAAACCGTTCGCCCCGCATGAACAACAGCGTTATAAAGAACGCACGCAAGCTGAACGTACCAATGGCAGGCTGAAAGACGAATTTGGTGGCACGACAGTACGGGTGCGTGGTAGCGAAAAAGTGATGTCGCATTTGATGTTTGGTTTATTGGTATTGACCGCAGATCAGTTGATGCGTTTATTTACGTAA
- the flhC gene encoding flagellar transcriptional regulator FlhC: MASKSVVNEAHEIRLAIDLVNLGARLQLLESETSLSRERLLKIYKELKGVSPPKGMLPFSTEWFITWQPNIHSSLFMNIHKYLHDHADISGIEAVVKAYRLYLEQTPPQAGDEPVLSLTRAWTLVRFFDAKILKFTKCNKCGGQFVAHTLDLHDDYACGLCHVPSRAGKTKRARELDSIAMVA; this comes from the coding sequence ATGGCTAGCAAAAGCGTAGTAAATGAAGCACACGAAATTCGGTTGGCAATTGATTTAGTCAATCTTGGCGCACGTTTGCAGCTTTTGGAGTCCGAAACGAGTTTGTCTCGCGAGCGATTGTTGAAAATATATAAAGAGCTAAAGGGTGTATCACCTCCTAAAGGGATGCTGCCTTTTTCTACAGAATGGTTTATTACTTGGCAGCCAAATATCCATTCATCGTTATTTATGAACATTCACAAGTATTTGCATGATCATGCGGATATCAGTGGCATTGAAGCTGTTGTCAAAGCTTATCGACTTTATTTAGAACAAACACCGCCTCAAGCAGGTGATGAGCCAGTGCTGTCATTGACGCGCGCTTGGACCTTGGTGAGGTTTTTTGATGCGAAAATTCTGAAATTCACAAAATGCAACAAATGTGGCGGGCAATTTGTTGCACACACATTGGATTTGCATGATGATTATGCATGTGGTTTATGCCATGTCCCTTCACGAGCAGGCAAGACTAAAAGAGCGCGTGAATTAGACTCAATAGCGATGGTTGCATAA
- a CDS encoding CheR family methyltransferase — translation MTKSAEKGKSETSKEFDFNAKDFNRVRDLIYQKAGISLADSKQEMVYSRLARRLRATGMNSFSIYLDSLETDNSEAEWEAFTNALTTNLTSFFREEHHFPLLAEHVKKIKEPINVWCSASSTGEEPYSIAMTLCEAFGTLKPPVHIIATDIDTNVLATASRGVYNLDRLDKMSPDRAKKFFLRGKGAQDGLVRVRPELRDLITFKQLNLLADVWPINGVFDAIFCRNVMIYFDKPTQGAILKKFVPLMKSDGLLFAGHSENFLYVSDDFKLRGKTVYELASEHEVRSKAVSRHSNKG, via the coding sequence ATGACCAAGTCTGCTGAAAAGGGTAAGAGCGAGACCTCAAAGGAATTTGACTTTAATGCAAAAGACTTTAATCGCGTCAGAGACTTGATTTATCAAAAGGCTGGAATTTCTCTTGCTGATAGTAAACAAGAGATGGTTTACAGCCGCTTAGCTCGTCGTCTTCGGGCAACAGGAATGAACTCGTTTTCTATTTATCTCGATAGTTTGGAGACCGATAATTCTGAAGCTGAGTGGGAGGCTTTTACTAATGCGCTTACCACCAACCTGACCTCTTTCTTTCGAGAGGAGCATCACTTTCCCTTACTTGCCGAACACGTTAAAAAAATAAAAGAGCCAATTAACGTCTGGTGCTCTGCTAGCTCCACTGGCGAGGAGCCTTATTCAATCGCAATGACCTTGTGCGAGGCATTTGGTACTCTGAAGCCTCCAGTGCATATTATCGCAACCGACATAGATACCAACGTATTAGCGACCGCCTCAAGAGGAGTCTACAACCTTGATCGCTTGGATAAGATGTCGCCAGATAGAGCGAAGAAATTTTTCCTAAGAGGGAAGGGCGCGCAAGATGGATTGGTTAGGGTTAGGCCAGAGTTGAGAGATTTAATCACTTTTAAACAGCTGAATCTGTTAGCCGATGTTTGGCCAATTAATGGTGTTTTTGATGCTATTTTTTGTCGCAATGTGATGATCTACTTCGATAAGCCGACCCAAGGTGCAATTCTAAAAAAATTCGTCCCATTAATGAAATCAGATGGTTTACTCTTTGCTGGACATTCTGAGAATTTTTTGTACGTATCTGATGACTTCAAACTTAGAGGCAAAACAGTCTACGAGCTGGCAAGTGAACATGAAGTACGTAGTAAAGCAGTTTCGCGCCATTCGAACAAAGGTTAA
- a CDS encoding response regulator — protein sequence MAKTILAVDDSGSLRQMVAFSLKAAGYLVIEAVDGQDGLEKARNQVVDLVLTDQNMPRMDGLTLIKSLRALPTYQRVPILMLTTESSDDMKAKGRAAGANGWLVKPFDPQKLTEVVKKVIG from the coding sequence ATGGCCAAGACAATTTTAGCAGTGGATGATTCTGGTTCTTTGAGACAAATGGTGGCGTTTAGTCTCAAAGCAGCTGGTTATCTAGTTATCGAGGCGGTCGATGGGCAAGATGGTTTGGAGAAAGCGAGAAATCAAGTAGTTGATCTCGTTTTAACTGATCAAAATATGCCCAGAATGGATGGCTTAACCTTGATTAAGTCCTTGCGTGCTCTACCAACCTATCAGCGAGTACCCATCCTTATGTTGACTACGGAGTCGAGTGACGATATGAAGGCGAAAGGTCGAGCTGCCGGTGCAAACGGTTGGTTGGTAAAACCTTTTGATCCTCAGAAGTTAACTGAGGTCGTTAAAAAAGTCATTGGATAA